Within the Sphingobium baderi genome, the region AGGCGGGACATCGCCCTTTCTGATGGAAAATTGGCGGCGCTGCCGGTGCCGATCGACCGGCGGTGCCGCAATCGCGGCGATGGACCGTCCCGCCCGCGCCATGGTATAAGGCGGAAAAGCGAAAGGATGAGGGATATGCGCCGCCTCCTTCCCATGGTGGCAATGCTGTGGACGCTGTGCCCGCCTTTGGCCGCGCAGGAAACGCCCTCGCTTGATCCCGCCGTTCCGCCCGCTTTGGTCCGCACCGGCCCGCCCGCCGAGGATCGCGTCACCATTCCCATTCATATCGGCGGCAAGGGGCCGTGGAACTTCATTATCGACACAGGATCGCAGCGCACGGTGATTTCGCGCGAGCTGGCCGACCGGCTGGCGCTTCCCGTGCGCGATCCCGTCACGGTGCTCAGCATGACCGACCGGCTGCAAACCGGCACGGTGGCGCTGTCGACCCTGGGCTTCGGCGATTCGCAAGTGCGCGATATAGAGGCGCCGGTGCTCGACGGCGCGCATCTGGGCGCGCCGGGGTTGCTGGGTCTCGACAGCCTGCAATCCAAACGGCTGCTGCTCGATTTCCGGAGGGGGCGGATGGAGATTAGCGAAAGCAAAAGCCGCTATGCCCGCGATCCCGACACCATCGTCGTCGAAGCGCGGCGGAAGAATGGACAGCTTATCCTGCTCGATTCCGACGTGAATGGGATGGCGGTGAACATCGTGCTCGACACCGGCACTAATTTCAGCGTCGGCAATATGGCGCTGATGAACAAGCTGATCCGCAAGAAACGCGCGCCGCAGCTGGAACAGGCGACGCTCACCAGCGTCACCGGCGGCACGCTGGTCGGTCAGGTGGGCAAGATCCGCGAGGTGCATCTGGGCCGCGTCACGCTGCGCGATCTGCCGGTGCTGTTCGCGGACGCCACGCCCTTTGCCGAACTGGGGCTGGCGGACAGGCCCGCGCTGCTGCTGGGCATCAACGCGCTCAAGGGGTTCGACCGGGTTGCGATAGATTTC harbors:
- a CDS encoding retroviral-like aspartic protease family protein; translated protein: MRDMRRLLPMVAMLWTLCPPLAAQETPSLDPAVPPALVRTGPPAEDRVTIPIHIGGKGPWNFIIDTGSQRTVISRELADRLALPVRDPVTVLSMTDRLQTGTVALSTLGFGDSQVRDIEAPVLDGAHLGAPGLLGLDSLQSKRLLLDFRRGRMEISESKSRYARDPDTIVVEARRKNGQLILLDSDVNGMAVNIVLDTGTNFSVGNMALMNKLIRKKRAPQLEQATLTSVTGGTLVGQVGKIREVHLGRVTLRDLPVLFADATPFAELGLADRPALLLGINALKGFDRVAIDFGRGRVDFLLPDMGWLEKSRFAAAAG